In the genome of Arachis hypogaea cultivar Tifrunner chromosome 9, arahy.Tifrunner.gnm2.J5K5, whole genome shotgun sequence, the window TCGACCCCTTTCATTCTTTTCTCATCATCTGCTGCACTTGATTTTTCAATCATGGCTGCAAAACTTGAAGGTGGGGCTTATCTCTCTTCTTTTGTTGATGCTGTTTTGGAGAAGCTGTCTCCAATACTTGAAGATGATGACTTTGTTCTCGAAGAAAAGGACTCTGCCCTGGAGTTGCTTGGAAGGTTGGAGAGAAGTCTATATGATGTTGGATCAGTGCTTGATGATGCTGAGCTGAAGCAGTTCAGTgacaagaaagtgaagaagtggCTCGTTGATCTCCAAGATGCTTTGTATAAGGCTGATGACTTGCTGGATGAACTCTCCACTAAATCCGCCACTGCCACTCAAAGAGATCCAGGTAACTCTTCTCCCTGGTCTCACTATGTTGATTCATGTATTGAAGATAGTGCCATCAATGTCATGGAAAAAACAGTTACCACACTAGAGTCTGTGGTAAGACGAAAAGGTTATCTTCGTCTTCTTCCGAAGGAGAGTGCCAAGATGGACATCTCGTCATGGAGAATTCCATCCACATCTCTTGTTGTAAGTTCTGACATATTTGGTCGGGACAAAGATAAGGAGAACATAATCAAATTGCTGTTAGATGATACCTGCGATGTTGAGTCACCTTTGACTGTGATCCCCATCGTTGGTATGGGCGGAATAGGCAAAACTACTTTGGCTCAACTGGTTTACAGTGATGCCAAAGTCGTGGGAAAATTTGACACTAGAGCATGGGTGTGTGTTGCTGAAAATCCTGACCCTGTTAATGTTACAAAGACAATAATAGGGGCAATAGATTCTTGTCCGGGTAACATGGATAAGTTTGATTCACTTCGGAATAATTTGAAGGAAACGGATAATTTTGATTCACTTCAGACTAATTTGAAAGAAAAGTTGACAGGAAAGACATTCTTAGTTGTCTTAGATGATGTCTGGCATGATCGACGTGACATGTGGGAggattttttaaaaccttttcgtTTTGGGGATAATGGAAGTAAGATTCTTCTAACAACCCGTAATGAAAATGTTGCTTCTGTGTTCACGGCTAGTAATTTACATTATCGACTTAGTTTATTGTTGATTGAAGATTGTTGGTCGATGTTTTTGAAGCATTCATCTATTTCTACTAATTCTAAACAATATGCAACTCTAGAACAAATTGGTagaaaaattgttgaaaaatgtAAGGGGTTACCTTTGGCTGTGAAGACACTTGGGGGTTTATTGCGTAATAAGTTCAATAAAGGAGATTGGGAAAATATACTTGAAAGTGAAATGTGGGAACTCTCGGAAGATGACAGTAAGATTATTCCTGCATTAAGAGTTAGTTATCACTATCTTCCTTCCTATTTGAAGCGGTGTTTTGTTTATTGCTCATTATATCCTGAGGATTATGAATTTGACAAAGACGAATTAATTTTGCTATGGATTGCTGAAGATCTTTTACAACCAAAGGAAAACAACACATTAGAAAAAATTGGTTGTGCATATTTTGATGAATTAGTTGCAAGATCATTCTTTCAACCTTCTAGTGCTAGTAGAAAGTTATTtgtaatgcatgatctcatgcatGATCTAGCAAAGTTTTTTGCTGgaaaattctatttcaatctcaaagAATTTGGCAATCGGCACATGATAGATAGCAAAATTCGACATTTGTCATATTCCACAACATATGAGGATAACTTCAAGTTATTTCATGAGGACTTTAATGGAACAACACACAtgaaaacatttttaaattttcctttgttTCGCTTTCAAGCATCAATTACTATGGAAAGCGAGTTTTGGCTCTTGGGACAACAATCGGAGTGTTTAAGAGTTTTGTCATTTAAATACATTTTTCTAAAATCATTACCTGATTCGGTAGGTGAATTGATTTATTTGCGTTATTTGAATTTATCTTTCACACTTATCGAGACATTGTCCGAGTCAATATGTAAATTATACAATCTCCAAACTTTGAAGTTGAGAAAATGTTTAAGGCTAAAGATGCTTCCGAGCTGCATGCAAGATCTTGTGAACCTTTGCCACCTTGATATTCGAGGTGCTTCTCGTCTGAAAGAGATGCCGAAGGGAATGAGCAAGTTAAAGAATCTAAACTTCTTAAGTGATTATATCGTCAGCGAGCAAGAAGAGAATGGGATGCGAGAATTGGGAACATTGGACAATCTTCATGGCTCATTTTGCATTTCCAAGTTGGAGAAAGTCAAGAATAGTGGTGAAGCTTTGGAGGCAAAGATGGGTAACAAAAAGCACATCAACACTTTAAAACTGAAATGGGTTCCAGATGGTGATGTTGATGATGTTGAAACCAAAAGAGATATACTTGACAAGTTGCAACCTCATGAAAACTTGAATAAGTTATCAATTAAGGGTTATCCGGGTGAAAGACTCCCAGATTGGTTAGGCTTTTCTTGCTACTCCAATATGACCAAATTGAGTCTGCAttgttgtatgaattgttgtgAGCTTCCTTCACTGGGACAGTTATGCTCTTTACAGCATTTGGAGTTTTCTGATCTTGATGGGTTGGAGAAGATTGATTTAGAGttttacaacaaaaataatgGATCATTTCAACAGGAGACACCCTTCAAATCTCTCGAAACTCTGAAAATTGAGTATATGTATCGTTGGCGGGAGTGGCATTTTCCTGATGAGTATGATGGTTTTCCTCAGCTTAGAATCCTTTCAATAAGAAACTGTCCTGTGTTAAGTGGAGATCTGCCCGCTCACCTTCCGGCTCTGGAGGAACTTACAATTGATAGATGTTCAGAGCTTGCATGTTCGCTGCCGATGGCTCCCAAGCTTCAGCAATTATATCTAGAGAGCTCTCCAGTTTTTACGATGAATGGTGAACCGCAGAAGGTAGTAATTTCAGAAACTCAGCTGGCGCAGTCTGTATTGGAGTGCCTGCCCCACATCCAACCGCCAAGTGTCCAATGTCTGGAAATCAAGGACTGTCGGTCAGTGATATCAATTTCAGCAGATTATTTGCCCTGTTCATTACAATATTTGAGAATATCTGACTGTTCAAAATTAACATTCTTAAATCAACTGCAACACAAGTCTCTAAGGGAGATATATGTAGAAGGTTGTGATTCACTGAAGTTGCTTCCATTGGGGGACTTTCCAAATCTCAAGAAACTCATGATCAGTAAATGCCAAAGCATGGAATGTGTTGTGGTGCCACAGGCTCTTCTGAGTCTCCAATATTTAAGTATCTCAGAGTGTCCCAGTTTAGTATCCTTGCCGGCGCTAGGGTTGACTGTTTCCCAGCTAGAGGAGCTGCATATATGTGATTGCCCAGAAATCGATTGCTTTGCTGAGGCGTTCCTTCCACCAAGTTTGAAAAAACTTGAAGTCACCAAGTGCCAAAAACTAGCAAGTTGGATAACATTCTTAAATCAACTGCAATACAAGTCTCTAAGGGAGATATATGTAGAGGGTTGTGATTCACTGAAGTTGCTTCCATTGGGGGACTTTCCAAATCTCAAGAAACTCATGATCAGTAAATGCCAAAGCATGGAATGTGTTGTGGTGCCACAGGCTCTTCCGAGTCTCCAATATTTAAGTATCTCAGATTGTCCCAGTTTAGTATCCTTGCCGGTGCTAGGGTTGACTGTTCCCCAGCTAGAGGAGCTGCATATATGTGATTGCCCAGAAATCGATTGCTTTGCTGAGGAGTTCCTCCCACCAAGTTTGAAAAAACTTGAAGTCACTAAGTGCCAAAAACTAGCAAGTTGGATAACATCAAAGGGTTTGCAGAATGAAGGCCTTACCCATCTTTGGCTTGGTCCATGCTTTGATGTAAAATCATTCCCAAGAGATGGTATCCTTCCTGCTTCTCTTGAGCGTCTTATATTGCACAAGTTTCCAAATCTGGAGACGCTTGACTGCAAGGGGCTTCACCATCTTACCTCCCTCAAAAGTTTAGCAATTACAGACtgtgaaaagcttgagaatgTCACAGAAGAGCATTTGCTTCCCTCCATAGAACATATCTACATAGGGGAGGATTGTCCTCTGAGGTGGAAGCTAGCTAGAAGAGATGGAAGACCCACGGTTTAATTCGTTACAGGTAAGTGATTTTGCTCTAATGTTCCCTAAACTCAGTGCTCTCTAATTACAATGCTAATTCTTTGGATCAACCATTTTCATTCCCTTGTTAATACACCAACACGATGTTCATTGAATagattattttgctttatttgtgAAAGTCATTTCAATTAGCAAGAAAAAAGGCTTACTTTTCTTATGCCATTGAATtgtaattttaaagattttcttttataattctGTCATCTTGAACACTTAAGAGATAAGTTGTAGATTTTGAAAGTGTTTCAACctattataatatttatgaaagtatatttttaatttatcttaattTATCTGCGTGCTCATCTTCCAGCTTCAATATCTTGCTATATATGGTTCTTATTACATCTACTTGTTAGTATATTCTTAGGGAATTGAATAGTTTCTTTGAATTAGTTGTAACTCTGAATTCTTACCATGGCAATGATTAGATATTCAAAGCAGCTGATGTGCCCATAGAGTGGGAAGAGCACTATGTAGGGACTGAAATTGACCCTAGAA includes:
- the LOC112709990 gene encoding putative disease resistance RPP13-like protein 1, producing MAAKLEGGAYLSSFVDAVLEKLSPILEDDDFVLEEKDSALELLGRLERSLYDVGSVLDDAELKQFSDKKVKKWLVDLQDALYKADDLLDELSTKSATATQRDPGNSSPWSHYVDSCIEDSAINVMEKTVTTLESVVRRKGYLRLLPKESAKMDISSWRIPSTSLVVSSDIFGRDKDKENIIKLLLDDTCDVESPLTVIPIVGMGGIGKTTLAQLVYSDAKVVGKFDTRAWVCVAENPDPVNVTKTIIGAIDSCPGNMDKFDSLRNNLKETDNFDSLQTNLKEKLTGKTFLVVLDDVWHDRRDMWEDFLKPFRFGDNGSKILLTTRNENVASVFTASNLHYRLSLLLIEDCWSMFLKHSSISTNSKQYATLEQIGRKIVEKCKGLPLAVKTLGGLLRNKFNKGDWENILESEMWELSEDDSKIIPALRVSYHYLPSYLKRCFVYCSLYPEDYEFDKDELILLWIAEDLLQPKENNTLEKIGCAYFDELVARSFFQPSSASRKLFVMHDLMHDLAKFFAGKFYFNLKEFGNRHMIDSKIRHLSYSTTYEDNFKLFHEDFNGTTHMKTFLNFPLFRFQASITMESEFWLLGQQSECLRVLSFKYIFLKSLPDSVGELIYLRYLNLSFTLIETLSESICKLYNLQTLKLRKCLRLKMLPSCMQDLVNLCHLDIRGASRLKEMPKGMSKLKNLNFLSDYIVSEQEENGMRELGTLDNLHGSFCISKLEKVKNSGEALEAKMGNKKHINTLKLKWVPDGDVDDVETKRDILDKLQPHENLNKLSIKGYPGERLPDWLGFSCYSNMTKLSLHCCMNCCELPSLGQLCSLQHLEFSDLDGLEKIDLEFYNKNNGSFQQETPFKSLETLKIEYMYRWREWHFPDEYDGFPQLRILSIRNCPVLSGDLPAHLPALEELTIDRCSELACSLPMAPKLQQLYLESSPVFTMNGEPQKVVISETQLAQSVLECLPHIQPPSVQCLEIKDCRSVISISADYLPCSLQYLRISDCSKLTFLNQLQHKSLREIYVEGCDSLKLLPLGDFPNLKKLMISKCQSMECVVVPQALLSLQYLSISECPSLVSLPALGLTVSQLEELHICDCPEIDCFAEAFLPPSLKKLEVTKCQKLASWITFLNQLQYKSLREIYVEGCDSLKLLPLGDFPNLKKLMISKCQSMECVVVPQALPSLQYLSISDCPSLVSLPVLGLTVPQLEELHICDCPEIDCFAEEFLPPSLKKLEVTKCQKLASWITSKGLQNEGLTHLWLGPCFDVKSFPRDGILPASLERLILHKFPNLETLDCKGLHHLTSLKSLAITDCEKLENVTEEHLLPSIEHIYIGEDCPLRWKLARRDGRPTV